The following DNA comes from Poecilia reticulata strain Guanapo linkage group LG16, Guppy_female_1.0+MT, whole genome shotgun sequence.
ttaaatatattttttattgcttcatACAGGCGGCTCTTAGGAGCAGAGGCCTCAGCTCCAGGTTTGGATGCAGCTTCCCAGAATCTCCCAgtgatcctcttcctcctcctgacatCGTCTTCTTCACTGTCTCCTCATCNAGAGGCCTCAGCTCCAGGTTTGGATGCAGCTTCCCAGAATCTCCCAgtgatcctcttcctcctcctgacatCGTCTTCTTCACTGTCTCCTCATCttttatatacataaattataggaatattttttcatgattcCCCAAACattggggaaaatgttttcataaaacattttattgcttgtaaaatgttttatgaaaacatttattttattgtaataaatacatttttatgaaaacattttgtctctgtttattttgtaagatttgagTTTAAAACTCTGATTACATATAGGttgatacaaattaaatatttttttcttttaatgtttcttgctTATAAATGCAGTGctaagaaataatgaaaagtatCAACTCAAAAGTTGTTCATTATGTTTAGTCAGTTGAGTCTAATAAGTTATAATAAAtaggacatgctggagggacgatgtctctcggctggcatgggaacgccttggggttcccccgcaggagctggaagaagtggctggggagagggaagtctgggcctcccttctgaagctgctgcccccatgacccgaccccggataagcagaagtaaatggatggatggacaaacagtctcatgaagagacaggttttcatttctaattggACAATCATACAtcacttataaaaatgtaaaaaaatattgtgaggTGTTAAACCACAGAAGTGGAGACGGGGCCtgtaacatttttctaacaccTACTGATGTACAAGattgtttttgggggttttttttagattaaagtctgaattctgagattaaagacaGAATGatgacctttttttctttcccaaatcctcttccgtaggcaaacatttatttagttaagcttttaataatttgaGCGTCTTTTAAAACCAGAGCAGATTAAaggttggtaaaaaaataaaataaaaaattggacGGTCTAGCCCTTTAGATATTTACTGAATGGGAAGCAGCATTTATCAGCCATTAGCTTCATATACATAACAAAGTTGGAGTTAAAGGCTATCTGTGTGAAAGTATcatgatcaaattaattacatgcCGCTTTGGACGAGTGTAGAAACAAAGTGTGCGGGACAGAGCATAATGTGTATGTGTGATACGGCCCCTGTGTCAGCCGGACGAAGAGAACTTTCGGGTCAGACCGATTGtcaacaatgaaataatgaaacGCTAAATTAACAGctcgttttctttttgcaattgccgtttttctaatttcgttttaaaaacgaaaaaacaaaaaaacacatgcttgttttgtttttccaattttattttgaaacgaaaaaaccaaagaacaaaccaTACACGGATTTTCAATCAACAggtggttttgttttgaacgCACTTCCGacttaatttgtttgaaaaaatatattctttatttcttgtaaaaaaaaaaaatagcgacaaaataattaccaaaaatgttcaataatataGCCCAATATGAAAGTAAACATAATTTGACGTTTCAAGTACgaaaaagtgaaaagtggtaaaaaaaaatcattcccTCCCGTTCACACACCAAACATTTGTCAATGCTTCCACCAAGAAccctgtgtgtttttaattactcaaattaatgGGAGGGTCTAACCAAATACCAACATAATCTAATCAattcaaatatacaaattaaCTACAGATTTTGGATCCAAACTAACTTAACTAAATTCTAACTTCccaaaatagaaaactaaattagtagaaattacaatttgcaaactttacataaatttacataaatggccacaacacaactaatataattatattactaaatcagaataccgcaaagtctttattatttattattcgctaattaaatgatctaaaccagaccttaaagtggttccagtttctctcgacctgttgaaactgtggcaaattttaaataccttgggtcgttcctggacagtcagctcaactgtgcTGACAACACTGACAATATTTTggagaactgttctcagagactctaccttttaagaagaattAATGATCTTCAagacccctatgtcttgaatttgggtgggaaaaaaaatgacattttattcatcactacagaagggttcagtgaatgcgcatatgaaactggtgggttcggtacctcaaaaaaggttaagaaccactgctctaggtACTCCAGTTTtatcccacagtccaaaaagaGGACTGTCGGGTTAATTGGGTTCTCTAAATTCTctttaggtgtgagtgtgtgttcatggttgtttgtcctctctgtgttgccctgcgacagactggcgacctgtccagggtgaaccccgcctctcgcctgaaacattcactggaaataggcaccagcacccctcccaacctcattagggacaagggtataagaaaatggatggatggatggatggatggatggatggatggatggatggatggatggatggatggatggatggatggatggatggataatacaaaaaagaaactggttCTCATGTAACATTGCTAGATTGCAGATGTCTTTACATTAACAAACAATAGAAGGAGAAGCATTAGCTACATtagcaaacatgtttaaaagaaaagcagtaaaattaTATATTCCTTATTGCGTTTTAACATTTGTCTGAGTACTGCCATTATGTCAGCAAAATTTTCTTGCCACATTTTTCCactgatgaaaaatattaaaattccaAAGATTTGATCTGATGTCAATTATTACTATTTATGagctatgtttatttttttcctccatctaaaagttgttcttggaaaaaatacaaaatagctACATAAGAATCAGCTTATGACGTTGGGAAAGTTTGATTGCAAACTGTAACAGTTTCTGGCATCAAGGTCTGAACTTTTGCTTTATAAGCACAAGACTCTCTCTCACCACACAATAGGACAGAGACATAATCTTTGGCTTCAAAGCATTCAAATCTTACAAGATTTAACTCCAGTTATATGTTAAAGAAACTTCAAGGTGAGTGGATCTTTACTTTGAAGAATAAGAAGAATTCACTAAAGACTCttatatatttatcttaatctttATGTTGGTTCTTAGGCTTCTAGTCAACTGATGATGGATCTGAAATTGTGGTTCTCAATTCTGATGGTTTGTGGTAAGTTTAATGATAAAATGACAATTCATGGAATATCATCATTCTATCACTGTCCACTTGCTAACAAAGTATTCTTGTGTTTGTGCAGTTATTACAGGAATGGCTGAATCTCTAATCTTGGCCAAGGACTGGCACATAAATGTGCCATCAAGAATCCCCGTTCTTCAAAACTCATGTGTGGTCATTCCCTGTGTATACTCGTAtcccaagacaaaaaaaatattgaacagaTTTCGGGCATTCTGGTACAAACGGCACACATTGGTCGCATCAAATTTTGAGGACTTGACACTAAGGCCTGAGTACCTCCATCGAACCAGAATGGGAGGAAGCATTCAAAGTGGCAACTGCACCTGGGAGCTGTATGGCGTCAGAAAAACCGACACTGGTCCGTTTTACTTCAAAATTGAAATTCCACAACATAAAAGCTTCACTTTCTCAAACAATAAGGTGACCCTGGACATCTACCGTGAGTATATTAGAGACCTTTTCAGTAATTNGTCTGAGTACTGCCATTATGTCAGCAAAATTTTCTTGCCACATTTTTCCactgatgaaaaatattaaaattccaAAGATTTGATCTGATGTCAATCATTACTATTTATGagctatgtttatttttttcctccatctaaAAGTTGTTCATGGAAAAGTACCCAAAAAGCAACATAAGAATCCGCTTATGATGCTGGGAAAGTTTGATTGCAAACTGCAACAATTTCTGGCTTCAAGGTCTGAACTTTTGCTTTATAAGCACAAGACTCACTCTCACCACACAATAGGACAGAGACATAATCTTTGGCTGCAAGACGTTCAAATCTTACAAGATTTAACTCCAGTTATATGTTAAAGAAACTTCAAGGTGAGTGGATCTTTGAAGATTAAGAAGAATTCACTAAAgacttttatatatttatcttaatctttATGTTGGTTTCTTAGACTTCTAGTCAACTAATGATGGATCTGAAATTGTGGTTCTCAATTCTGATGGTTTGTGGTAAGTTTAATGATAAAATGACAATTCATGGAATATCATCATTCTATCACTGTCCACTTGCTAACAAAGTATTCTTGTGTTTGTGCTGTTATTACAGGAATGGCTGAATCTCTAATCTTGGCCAAGGACTGGCACATAAATGTGCCATCAAGAATCCCCGTTCTTCAAAACTCATGTGTGGTCATTCCCTGTGTATACTCGTAtcccaagacaaaaaaaatattgaacagaTTTCGGGCATTCTGGTACAAACRGCACACATTGGTCGCATCAAATTTTGAGGACTTGACACTAASGCCTGAGTACCTCCATCGAACCAGAATGGGAGGAAGCATTCAAAGTGGCAACTGCACCTGGGAGCTGTATGGCRTCAGAAAAACCGACACTGGTCCGTTTTACTTCAAAATTGAAATTCCACAACATAAAAGCTTCACTTTCTCAAACAATAAGGTGACCCTGGACATCTACCGTGAGTATTCAGCTTTTCAGTAATTCTAAACTGAATTTTCAGTAATTCTAAACTAAATTCTTTACTTTAAGatagtaaaacatgtttaaataactACTTAACAACTGATTTTGTGACAATTGTTGATTGTACAGGAGTTCCTAAGCCTCCCGTAATGACTTTAGAAGTCAGTAATAAAGTGACTGCCACCTGCAAAGTTACTCACGTCTGTCCATCATCTCCTCCCTACATCTCCTGGAGCCGCGCAGGAACGTGGTCAACGATATCAAAACAGGAGAATACATGGTTGTGGTCAACAACGTCCACCATGACCTTCACCCCTCGAGAAGCCGATTTTAACAAGCGTTTAGAATGTACGGTGAGATTCCAGGGCAGGAAGACTGCAAAAGGCTCTGTGCTTGTCCTCATGTAGAGGACCAAGTGAAACTACATATGCAGGATTACAGCAATATTTTTAGAGCCATCTGCCATAATGACAAAGTGATTTTGCAGAAAAAGTCCTGAATTAGTAAAACtacaaaggaaaaaagaacatttagagACAGGAAATTCTTATTGATGCATGCTTTGATTCATATCACCTACTGAGTTTAACTTTACCTAAATCTTTTGAACATGTGTTAGAGGCACAAAAGKTAGGAGTCTTTTTCTAACCTTTAATGATTTTCTAATAAGATTTATGGAACAATcttgtttttctggtttctttttttcactcttcATCAACTGTAAAATTATACACTGACTATTAAATTTACGTAATACTCCAAAGTCTACAGGTTTTCCTATTCTTTTGTATTAAATCTTTCATCAAAGTATTAAGATTATaacatttgtatgttttttatctcttttgttTCAATTATCTGGAGTGTGTGAAACGGGGGACTGTCGTGGCTGCAGCCTCCCATTTGTGGTgaaaattcaactttttatttagcacTTCAAATAAGCCACAAAGAACCTTCATMAACAGAAGAATTGCACAAATAACGACAGAWGTAAWAKWGTKWTRYRMWWTWWAWMTMTAYWYWMWRTKTTWYWSWGWKWWAWWTTKYVSMSMSMKMWAWATWTTTWYMMSWGKGRGASWSYCYYWKARWRARAAWRTGKRKAWAAWATATAYRSRRAMWYKWRMWYTTYTCTMTWWWAMASARWATRWKAKWCTTTCCTCTTTCAAAGATTGAGATAATGACCTGATGCACTATWTTTAAGTAGTTTGTCAACTGCACTGACRAAAAGAAAAGAGgggaagtaaaataaaaattacttatccattatttttggtgttttccaTGCTTTTGAWTCACATAGCATATSACAAAGTTATGCATTGCTAACTTTTAAATGGTAATCTTCATCTTTGTTACTGTTGCTCTGGAGTAACAAAGCATGCTCTGGTGCTCCGGCAGCAGCACCACATGAAAAGagatttacagaaataataattcagCTTAAACCAAGTCACacttaatgtttcattttaagcaCTATCTACTATCATCATGCTGCAGTATAGACATAGTTACACTAATTAAGAAAACTACCAGGCAAGAAACTTTATYGATCCTTTACTTCAATCTCAATTGTTTATTGTTGTAGGATAACATTGGGGGGAAATCAAGTTACAGCACTGGAGTTGTTTGGTTAACACTGGCATAGAGTGGCCTCTATATTAAAAGTTCCTCCAGCAATATGCTGCTTGTAAGAGAATAACTGAAGAAAGACGCCTGAGCCTCTGCAACATGATGAACATGAAGAGGTCTCTCATCTTGATTTGACAACAATCTCCCCTGGAAAATGTTTCTCCCACGTGGCTGTTATCTGCTTCACATTACTTCCTCTTTTATGAGTCGAAGATTTTCCATTGtaaatgaagaatttaaaataaaatacgcTGTTTGTGTCAGCTGATATGGACAGCAATGCCAAAAGCAAAAACGAGGTTGaaactttttagttttctttttgagtaatagatgtttatgttttgaaaatttCATCGAGGTTCATAGCAACTTCCCTTTCTGTTAATGCTGAACACAATTACATGCACTTACATGTGGGTTTTTTCACACTTGACCAATAAGACACGCCCATCAACAACCACACTTTCTTCGTTTATTAATGAATAGTCATAATCGGTGACAGGCTATTCAAGCCTCACTTATTTTCACACCTGCACTTACAAAGCTTGCAGGTCAACAGCAACATGATCAtcatttgatctttttaaagtttgtctcttttgtcagaatagttttactttttaatacgTTAAACAAATATCACAATTTTCAAGCAAAAGAGGAAATTCTAAAGACAACATTTCCACAATATGTTGTAACCAGACAAGACCTACCACATaaacaagaattaaaaataCACTTAGGGAAATTGGCTTAATAGCTACTAAGATACATGCATTTACAAGacttatttgaaaaagttataGCTGTAAGcaaaagtgctttatttttagaatttgttCCCTTTATGTAAAGGAAATTAattctaaatgtatttaaccCTTGTgggtgcgaggactgaggcaaacgaagaggactgaggcaaataatgcaagttttacgtgtgttgGGTCAGTtgaccccatttctaaacacaagggttaaaaggaaatgaattaaatatatttaaaattaatttcctttatttaacctgGTTAACAGTGTTGATGTAGATTGATTGCATTGGCAAGTGAAATCTGCACAGAACATCTGCAGCACACATCAAAATGCTTACAGAACAAACTTAGTTCcaatataattaaattaatcaattacagaCCAGGTAGACAGACTGCagcttttcctttatttattggACATTGGCATATATTTGATCATCCCAGtcagtctgaaaaacaaatacaacattaaatttttgcatttactcaAGAATTCATAAAATTAAGTAGAGAAAAATACATACCCCAACATTTCCATACATATCTTCATTCATATAAATATTAGAAGAATGTGGATCATCACAAGTCTTTTTCCTGGGAATACGAATcagatgttttgaaaacaattatAAATAAGATGAAACGTTAGCTTAATTCAGTCTTTGGTGAGTGATAAGGACCTTTTTGAGGCCTCCTCTGGGGGTTCCTGAGGTCTTTCTGTCATCATGGCACTCATGTTTAATCCTGAAGTGTCTCTAGGTTTCCCCGTGCTGGTAaggtaaatgtaattttctcagAGGGGATTCTACTGTGCATAACTTTGTACATGGAAAGctaaggcgttcccaggccatccGAGAAACATGGTCCCCCCaacgtgtcctgggtcttccccggaGCCTCCTCTCAGTGGGACGTGAACaactcaccagggaggcgtccaggaggcatccttaccccTCCTGGCCGAGATGcccaagccacctcaactgacTCCTCTTGGCACAAAGGAGCAGCGGTTCTACTCTGTGTCCCTCCTGGACTCTTGTATCCGCGAActcgttctttcagtcatgacccaaagctcgtaaccatagatgagggtaggaatgtagatcgaccggtaaattgagagctttgGTTTTTGACtctgctctctcttcaccacgacaaGAGAGCAGTCGTGGTGCTTCACTGCAGACGCTGcaccaatccgcctgtcgacctcccgctcccttcttcgctcattcgtgaacaagatcccgagatacttaaactcctccacttggggccggaagtccaacaacagatcATCACTCAAGTTCAGATCAGGGGACCAATCACGGACCACCGAACCTGAAATTACCCCTGGGATAACACATCTTAATATATGATGCAACCTGAATTCAAAATATTAGTTTCTTAACTCatgtattgttgttttctttgttcatcctAATGAGAAGAGTGGTGAACGACACATCAACACTCAGCAGATTTGACTTAGCGTCCTCTGATCATTTAATATTCCtggagttgttttctttccaccagtatctgcagcttttctttagAGTAACTCGATTTTAAGCCAGTTTTCCATCATTATTTTTAACGCAATTTGTAGCGCCGCACTTTGAACTGATGtcatgacaaataatgtttacatgcattaccagaccactagggggaacCTTGTGGACCACCAGCGGAGTGGGGAGAGCTGTTTGAGAAAGACTGCTTTAAGGTTAACTTGTGTcagaaaaaagattaataaactaCACAGTGAtccattgttttaaataaatttatcataaaatgtaaagaataataaataaaatctagaatAACGTGAGAAGGAAGCaatgtgcaaataaataatctcACCATGAAAAAGAACATTCCAAGATGTTGTCTAAATCCTCTTAGGCTCTACCGGCTTTTCCTGAAGGATAATCTAGGACAGgtcctattttaaaaatagtagcCTTTCAACATTTCTACTAAATCAATCAATACCCAGATATTTGGAGGATGATATTTTATCGATAAGGTCTTCCACAGATCAGAAATACCAATATCATCAAGATTTAGGCTTAGTTCTGAAAAACAGCATGATTTGTCATCTTCATGCTAAGGTTCAGCTTCAGGTCATACATTGGTGTATCATGTTATCTACATTAAAATGGACTTTAGCTGTAGACACATTCTTTCAAGTGCTATTtggaaattgaaaaaatattaataaggcCAAAAACTGTGCCTTGAAGGACTTTTTTCCAAATTCTCTAAATATTTGacacatttacattaaaatgcacATTATTCTACCTGGAAGGTAGATAGAATAATCTATACTGtataatacaaaaagaaaacagtttctcATGTAACATTGGTTGTTTGCTGATTTCTTTACATTagcaaacaatatttattttttactcaccATTTCTTATAAACTCCAACTAAAAGTATAACCAACAGCAAGAACCCTGCTGCTCCAGTGgcaatgaaaatgtaaagtatCGTCTCTGTTAAGACAGAAATCAAACAATGTATGTTTATGTTATTCGCCATGTTTGGTGGTGAGTGTTGAAATCTGATATCACTTCATACCGTCATGAGGTACAGAGAGTGTATGGCTGGCCTTCCCTTGGATGTTAGATGCCAAACACTGCACAAACTTGGAAGACTCGATGTCTTTCAAAAGAATCTTTATGGTATAGAAACCATTTTTATCTCTTGTAGTACCAGGCAGAATTTTGTCAGACTGCTTAAATGTGACGGTGCTGGCAGGATTGGAGTCCACAATACACTCACACTTCACCCAGTCCCTCTCTATTGAGCATGACGACTCAGTCTTCATCTCAGGAGCATCTGtaaaggcaaagaaaaagaTCTCAGGGTGCCTTTGGAATCAGCTATGAGTTCATATTCATTCTAGTGACAATTTTAAACATTGTCACAATACCTGGAATGTTTTACTCACATAAAACATTGAGTTGGACAGGCcgtgaaacattttttccctcgtcgttgatagcagtacaatacATTGCTCCTATTGTTCTAGAAACATTTGACACTATGTAGAGGTTTCCCTGAGAGATCTTTGCTCCAGTTTCATTGTGCCACTCGTAGCGACTGACAGGAGGCTGAGCCTCACTGGAGCAAGTGAGAGCCACAGTTTCTCCCTCCTTTACGTCGACCTTGTATTCAACGTTCACATTCAACGGTGCATCtgcatgaaaatataaaaacagctaTATATTCTTGCCATATATATTGTTTGTGACTGTGTCTGGTACAACAACATCCTGAAAAAGTAAATCCACAGAAATTGAAGTCCTCATTTGTTTGCAAACTAGTTCAGCATATAGACAATATAGAGGCAAACAGCATTTTAGAAACATGCCATGATAATATGATAATTAATTATAGCATCATGATCTATGCAaaactctgttttatttgtctgtatttaaacaaaattacgAGGACTCACTGGTTCATGCTAGCTTTCTTTGCTCACAATGTTTCGGTGGTGAACTAGAACACAAATTTATTCGTTTTAACCTGGCAGAATGAATTTGTTGTATGAACTGGCATCCAACTAGTGAGTTGGCTAGTTTATTGATAAACTATCCAAGTGGCCTTTTACCAGTTGGTAAAACGCTAGCATTGACATGACATACATTTATTGGTAAAATTATGTCCAAAACAGTGAATTCTTCATTTTGCCTCTTGAGCTTTTTTGACATCAATGTGCCTCTATATTTTCACCTCccttttaaaaggattttttcattcaaaaccaTTTTTCATGTGACTTAAAGATCATagtaatttggttttaaattcaaaatgtaatcAGGAAAATGTCATTCTAATCAACACTTACATTTTACATGAAGTATCTTGGATATCTCCTGACTTTTCCCCCCTTTGTAGGTTACAGTGCACTGTAAAGGCTTGTTGTGGTCAATATGAGTTGGCCGAAAGCTCAGAATAGATGTTGTGTTCCACTCTGCATTGCCAAGCTGTTGGGACTGATGAATCTCCTCTCCAAGGTGATTCCACTTGAAATTGGGAGGAGAGGCGGGGCAGGAGTGAGACACAGAGCAGAATGCAGACACATTTTGTCCCTCCTTAAGGTCCACTTCCACCGAGAATTGGAGAGGATTTGGCTCACCTGTGTTAACCAGAGACATCACAATAGACTATTAAAATGATCTATGTATAGtaatcaaaaagagaaaattaaaatgtttcatcctGTGTTAATACAGCCTAGTAAAAACCAGAgcctgcggcggcagcgtgtcgttTAGTTTTTGTTACCCAGAAaagttgggcacaatattgcaacaccgTGAGTCAAACAATggctggggcagcctactatctAAAGTACTCGGGGGTACAGTTCTTAAACATTACACATACACATCTGTGGAATACGGGGCgctacatttaacagccaaatacgggacgGTTCTGTATTTTACCCTAAATGTGTCAGTTcgatgctatgaagcttacaGGAAATTGCCTGCGCTGTGAACAACCGTCCTCTGGTGAATGAGTCAGCTGTTAATGTTAGTATTTGTAAGAATGAGTAACACAGACTGAGTGTCTTtattcacttcctctgctgccattgctaaaattACAGACAGATTACAATTCTAAAAGAGAGCAGAAAATCGACATCATCGctcacaacttcttctgttcgctgatCGATCTGGTAGAAAATCTACCAGAGGAATCCAGGCCAATGGGAGAAAACTGAGACTTCAAGATTTAAATAGAGTGAAATATCGTAGGAAGTCAATGGCCAGGCTAGTGCTCCTGATGAGATAACACTTGATTTAATGtgaaactaaatacattttgtctCTGATAAACTTTCCcaaatgcagcaaacaacatTAAGCctcatttaaaatggaaatagaGAATGATTTCAAATTTAGATCAAGCGGTCACCTTAAGAGTAAAGCGTCAGTTCAGAATTGTTGCATATATTGCATTGATTCCAGTTTTAATTTGGGGCATTTGACTCATTTGGTTAATTATTATATGCTTCTTGTCATTAAAATGCTTTGGCTTGTTGAGTTTTCAAAAGGTGAAACTAATCAGCTGAGCGGTGTAAAACctgaatatatttttctgtcaaattaaatTGTGTACTGTGAAACATCAGTAACTAATGTAAACTGATATGCttcatatatttaaacaaatatcttgcacattttttcatttctgtttaatttcattcatattttttttttcagatttatttgctttgGTTCACCTgcaatttcttaatgttttgtttcttgaatatttttctccaagcataaacaaatgtaaaatagtgcacaaaaaatacaaatttgtaaACTTTTAGTTACTGTAAAATCTGTCTAAAACTGGCTAAACCCTTAAAACAAGTGCAAAggtcaaatgtaaaatgttacatttgtacTAACTAAATACTAAAAATGCTCATAAATGTCAAATATCATTTATGATATTTGACATAAATGATATTTGACATTTATGGTATTGTATGACCATATGGTATTGTATGGTCATACAATACCATAGATTTGTATGACCTCATAATGAGCTACTTACTTATGACTGAAATGGCGATGTAATTTTTGTAGGAATAGCTGTTGTAGCTCTTAATTTCAATTCTAAAATCAAAAGGCCCCACGTCGCTGTTTTGAAGGGGGTCGATCTTCAGAGAGCAGTTCTTTCCTTTCAGCTCCCCAACAAGCTCAACGCGATTCCGATACTCCTGTAACGTCTGTCCAGAGCTTGAGTGAAAAATTACGCCATTTGGATTTTTCCAAATCCCGATGAATTCATATTTACTTCCTTCATCTGGATAGTTAAAAGAGCAGGGGATCACCACACAGGAGCC
Coding sequences within:
- the LOC103478504 gene encoding sialic acid-binding Ig-like lectin 14 isoform X3; amino-acid sequence: MMDLKLWFSILMVCGMAESLILAKDWHINVPSRIPVLQNSCVVIPCVYSYPKTKKILNRFRAFWYKRHTLVASNFEDLTLRPEYLHRTRMGGSIQSGNCTWELYGVRKTDTGPFYFKIEIPQHKSFTFSNNKVTLDIYRVPKPPVMTLEVSNKVTATCKVTHVCPSSPPYISWSRAGTWSTISKQENTWLWSTTSTMTFTPREADFNKRLECTVRFQGRKTAKGSVLVLM
- the LOC103478504 gene encoding sialic acid-binding Ig-like lectin 14 isoform X1, producing MMDLKLWFSILMVCVITGMAESLILAKDWHINVPSRIPVLQNSCVVIPCVYSYPKTKKILNRFRAFWYKRHTLVASNFEDLTLRPEYLHRTRMGGSIQSGNCTWELYGVRKTDTGPFYFKIEIPQHKSFTFSNNKVTLDIYRVPKPPVMTLEVSNKVTATCKVTHVCPSSPPYISWSRAGTWSTISKQENTWLWSTTSTMTFTPREADFNKRLECTVRFQGRKTAKGSVLVLM
- the LOC103478504 gene encoding sialic acid-binding Ig-like lectin 14 isoform X2; the protein is MMDLKLWFSILMVCGMAESLILAKDWHINVPSRIPVLQNSCVVIPCVYSYPKTKKILNRFRAFWYKXHTLVASNFEDLTLXPEYLHRTRMGGSIQSGNCTWELYGXRKTDTGPFYFKIEIPQHKSFTFSNNKVTLDIYRVPKPPVMTLEVSNKVTATCKVTHVCPSSPPYISWSRAGTWSTISKQENTWLWSTTSTMTFTPREADFNKRLECTVRFQGRKTAKGSVLVLM
- the LOC103478495 gene encoding myelin-associated glycoprotein isoform X2, which gives rise to MGPSKWLIFFACIYLKGSESEASSWTSTSPASVKGLIGSCVVIPCSFNYPDEGSKYEFIGIWKNPNGVIFHSSSGQTLQEYRNRVELVGELKGKNCSLKIDPLQNSDVGPFDFRIEIKSYNSYSYKNYIAISVISEPNPLQFSVEVDLKEGQNVSAFCSVSHSCPASPPNFKWNHLGEEIHQSQQLGNAEWNTTSILSFRPTHIDHNKPLQCTVTYKGGKSQEISKILHVKYAPLNVNVEYKVDVKEGETVALTCSSEAQPPVSRYEWHNETGAKISQGNLYIVSNVSRTIGAMYCTAINDEGKNVSRPVQLNVLYAPEMKTESSCSIERDWVKCECIVDSNPASTVTFKQSDKILPGTTRDKNGFYTIKILLKDIESSKFVQCLASNIQGKASHTLSVPHDETILYIFIATGAAGFLLLVILLVGVYKKWKKTCDDPHSSNIYMNEDMYGNVGTDWDDQIYANVQ
- the LOC103478495 gene encoding myelin-associated glycoprotein isoform X1, yielding MGPSKWLIFFACIYLKGSESEASSWTSTSPASVKGLIGSCVVIPCSFNYPDEGSKYEFIGIWKNPNGVIFHSSSGQTLQEYRNRVELVGELKGKNCSLKIDPLQNSDVGPFDFRIEIKSYNSYSYKNYIAISVISEPNPLQFSVEVDLKEGQNVSAFCSVSHSCPASPPNFKWNHLGEEIHQSQQLGNAEWNTTSILSFRPTHIDHNKPLQCTVTYKGGKSQEISKILHVKYAPLNVNVEYKVDVKEGETVALTCSSEAQPPVSRYEWHNETGAKISQGNLYIVSNVSRTIGAMYCTAINDEGKNVSRPVQLNVLYAPEMKTESSCSIERDWVKCECIVDSNPASTVTFKQSDKILPGTTRDKNGFYTIKILLKDIESSKFVQCLASNIQGKASHTLSVPHDETILYIFIATGAAGFLLLVILLVGVYKKCTGKPRDTSGLNMSAMMTERPQEPPEEASKRKKTCDDPHSSNIYMNEDMYGNVGTDWDDQIYANVQ